CCTCCTATTGGCCGAAAATTAGAGATTAGAAatgcaacaagagagagaaaaatttgtggtcaagattagtccaagtgttagccaaacttgtggctagaattaatccttagctttccaaccttcttataaCACAAGCTTAGCTTAATTCCCTCCATTAATTCTGCATCTTGGCcgaaataagagagagagagagagagacaaagagagttcatctcattctccttcatttcttctccaaatcttgaaaagtttcttctattcgcgcaaatctactccgattaagttgttatctagcacaaaggctacctaccggtgtaattttcttgaggaacAAAGGCCTTGAACACTTGTTTCTAGTCTCCTTGGAAAGGTATACATGCTGGAACCTTGACTCTCCGATTAAATTCACGATTAGTCGCTAAATATGTCACATATGGTTGTATTATTGAGGTATGTGGTGAAATAGAGGCTTGGGTCatgattttccattttattggaatatttttcaGCTTTCCTATGATTTTTCTAGTGCTTAAAATTTGGGGCTTTGATGTTTAAAGTTTAATATGGGAAGTTAAGATGGTGaagcaagccaaaaataaagaaattagcatttgatttcaagaatttccagatttcaggGACTTGaaaattcagttctgcccgtttctatatcacctagttagaggccgattttggcttggaataaaacatgaaagttgtagagaatgatattttatagttgcccacaaaatttcagctcaatcggagcaacgtaggttgtgaaaagtccaaaataccctcactgttttaaaaatttcccagcagtccgtttcatcagttaagtccagtttatcacgttttttgactagtattcattctgatttagctttttgccaaaacatgaaagttgtattatTCTGAATTAtctttcaaatgcctctaagaaaacctgattcggacttatGTACTCTgagatatgtccattacagtgtaatgtatttaaacagccgacgaattgatttctggtttagtaatttgagaatttgaccaagttacattagaaactggactaagtgaccttcatgaacattttagccctgtgtcttagcttcgaaacggcataagttgcgtcttaatccgataagcgtagcctcggataagttatttccgctttcatacgtcaaatctgtcttttgctaaattgaatttctgcacttgttatttctgtatttcttattcttatgatattgtgagcctatggaacggctcttgacttgaattgcttatgtgtgatgttgggttgtggttgaggaaaaataatgaagccaaaatggctggaaaattaggtaaaaacaaagggcatgctgcccaaattttcgcccgaaAGCTAAGGtttatttgaacttgtaaaatactatgaccgtatttccatcttaaaaacatgatccttcttcaattggaaactccaaatgtttacttactcttaccaaataaagaggagtagtttaggattttcttgAGTATTTTGTCCTctctttttcatgaatttcattaagacaattagtctataatatctacttgaatataagATAAGTTTCaaccacataaacgattccgaaaacggTATTTCCTAGTctatctagttggattttgatttgtctttagttcaagtgtttccattagaaaattttataacccttttgagttggTTTTATGTGtggtctatgaaaccctagttatttttatcCACGAGTCCAAATGTCCACGTTctactttaaagtctttttatacgttctactcatcatgCGACGAGtctctttgattgcacctaattggtTGTGACAAATGAGTggtaatattcttttcatttaatcttaggttttctcggtgactaaagataatatccggaaggatattttgcacgttgttgtgcgtaaataggtgagtgttctatatacCCATTGTTTTCTGtgactacctgattacttgactatctgtttactcgatttccaattTATGTGATTACgtgatatccgtgaattacatgctcccatgaaatcaatttgtattgcttacgtgctaagtgtccacttgattacttaattatcatgaatcacatgctatatgaagttgtccatcattgttaggcgagtgtgtactttacctcattCGACCTATTcaattgatgaattttaccatttaccgtttaccgatttacttggttagttgtgcatgttgtaagctctaagctgaacttgggccccgCCTCGGTTAccgacctactcgagccaggactgggctcggtcgggtaggttggaaccctggacaaccgtcggtatactcgagtattaccactggagggataaggtgatggccagtcaaccgtGGGGAttcggaagttataaggtgcagaggACCGACAAAGTTCCAccggaacaccgtatccttcagtaTATGGTTACCGTGTATCACGATAATTGTTccatgctaaaatgccaacatgaaatcatgtgttatacctgtgatatgctccatacctgTAATAAGTCCCAACCACTCATGAACTATACATAAGGTTTTCTGGATTAATTGTTATTACATGACTAATGttccttgtttaattacttgtttatgtatatagaacctcactgggctttttagctcataccacgtcaattgttttccttagcaggggaaggcgagcaaggacgagagttcTGTATAGTCTAGTTGATCTAGTTCTTTGgccttgtaatggttctcgccctagtgcttggcacgggctggttgtatgaggaatgagaacccttgtatattcGATGGTTGTACTTGAATGGTAAAAACTTTGAAGACTTCTGGTGAGTAGAAGTTTCTTATCTTTTACTTGAGCatctatgtatatattaagttgaagtggatgggTTACTTATTGTCTATGGATGTacgcacgtgatacgagtgactgagtcctggcgagagctgggcaggcgacccgccgaaccctggggtacgccctagggggaggtggggccgtcacagtagACCCAAAGAAGGATTTTAATACAGgtcaccaaaacaaaacaaaaatatcttagttgttcaactattacaaaccCAACCTAACTATATTAGTGATGGTGCCAAAatttccccgcgtcggcccctactaaggaaaacaaaagaaaagggggtaaGCTATAAGTTTAGCGACTAACCAGgggtaaaaatataatttttacatgtcaacatttgcacagtgagagcaaagcaaaagtagaaaagtaacaccacatggtaaggatacgggtggctccaaagccaactcatTTGTCGAGCTTGAACACTGGTTGACCCTTGAGATCCTGAGCCACACAGCTCGCTTCTCTTAAAGGATCCCACATAGAGAGACCATGAGCCTCAgctcaagtcacgagcaataaatgctctaaaatatttttcgagcaataaatgctctaaaatggtggttcaagcaataaatgctctggttcaaatcacaaaatcatatttcacaggtatcaatagcaactaatggggtttaggtcgagtgcgataaagtacatcctcgcctaagtgcccatttttcatagtaaactcatattagcattgagttacacagaaaccctgattactcacctaaagagcaagtataacgagagaaagtacggaaatgaattcaagtcgTCAGCTAgtggccccaccggctccgtctagcccgtcaccgCCTGTAGCAGAATGTTGACCCATATTATCACAAAAACAACTACTTAAGTGCGTAAAttaagcaaaacggcaaaattggcacatgcatgtgcggaatcggcaaacggaaatggaaacggtcggcaaacggaaatgggcATAGTTACTGTCCCaaaaaattttgatcataaGTTGGGCTAGAAATGTCAGATTAAAGTGTATAgataccgttacgaagctaagaagaagggctacaattttcatgaagacacatTAATCTCGATCTGAATGGAAgtaggtcgaaattatggaatacagtaccagaagtttgcactttagggtgacggacagggtctgtttaccagaccataactcacagctcggAAATCCAAATCACGAAATTCCAAAGACATTAGAAAGCTATgtcataaggctaaaacttttatgttttagtcAAAACCTGAATCAATACAAAGCAGGGTGAAAAAAGCGTCCAAatttcctgtcagaactgtccaaattcaaaggcagttctgacaactgatcttgttttggttataactggAGTTACGGAACACGGATTTGGACgcactttatactgtttcgaagctaaaaccaagatcaacatttattatgaaggggTGAACACTCAGTTCGTACGTTATCCAGGTGAACCGAGCATGGTCAGAGGCTAAATCCACAAACGTAACACAATCCAATGTTCAAAACAGGTGcaagtgttttggctataaatCGGGATACACAGGTCCgtttgatctgaaattttgtaggcacattAAGGACTTAAAAaattacaactttcatgttttgtactaaggccaattcggcttctaactaggtcaaacagtaccaggcagaacagGGTTAATCACAACCCTCAACTGTAATTTTTCGCActaaccagaaattttccgcagcCGATCGTATCCAACATATAttagcttcattttacaccataataaACCCTCAATCCATAACTAAACcatgattatcatataaaacagaaaaatagcaataataaatcaaaatccatcataacttcacttccaaccataaacaaaccatatgtcatcatattaagccactaaagccaccaattgaacattatcaaagctaaagggaaaagttcttaacaactcaccttgtaacctcaagaaaacaagcaatttagcacctcctctttccaaaccactccaccaactTAGTCACTACCACCTAACAAAGGATTTCTACGGAGTGAATTCGAGATTTTTCGGTTGAAtcacaagatttgtgcaagaaattgGATCAACTAGTTGAAgccttctttttcctctttccttctCTCCCTCAcagttttctctctctctctcccttagtTTTTGGTTTGTGTTTTATGTCTTAGCTTGTGTTTGTGGTTTATAGCTTGCAAGACTTAAGATGGGTAAGATATTTGTTTCACTAACCAATCAAAATCAAATACAACCATGGCTTAATTTCCACCACAACCTTCTTTGCCCCCTTTCACACTCTTGCCCCAAATCATTTAATTCTTTGCAAATTAGTCCATAGGTcattaacttaatctaatccaaAATACTTAGTCACACTTAATcatttcactaatcaccttaTTATCTTAATCACCCATCCTTAATTATTCTTTATTCCACATAAAAGCAACTAAACCACAATCTTTTTACATTAGCTAAattaagggttttaaacccaacttaaggtTGTTCAATTAGCAAAACACTAGGGAATTTACTAGTGTAAGACTTTTTAGCTCTCTAATCCTACTTAACCTTTATAAAAGAAATCGAATCCGGTATCTCCTCATACGAAAACATACATTAGCATGCATGATATTTACTACCACATAAACTTATGATTAATacgtaaactagggttttgggTAAAAATATCAAAGGTGTAAATccattagggttttaataaaattttaaattaaggTTTTTTCGATTCTAAAAGTAAAATCACATGTAAAGAATTACCATCAtccttaaaatcaaattttatagaaaaatttagcactaatattccttattcaaaattaaggacGAATCGGGATCTCACAACCTCCCCCTCTTagaagaatttcgttctcgaaattcatacctttggCGTCCCTGATCGGCCTAGAAATGGTTCTCTTCGTCCCTGATTTATTTCCTCCCCTCGACTTCTGAGGGCACTGAGCAACTAGGTGTTCATTGCTACCACATCGGAAACATCgccaatttttctctttcttccaacaggTATCTTCCGTATGGTTAGTGGCCCCACAGACATCACATACTCTTCTGGTTCCGAACATCGATTCCCCATGTGAGACACCACTTTGGGGCCCTTTTCCTGCCTGATCTTCCCTTGTTTTACCTTGATTCGGAGTCCCCACTGGTCGTGTACCATCGACTTCCTTACTCCTCTTACTAGGTGGCTCGCTTCCCGAGCTTTGCCCACCAGTGTAGGTATAGGTGTCAGATGGTGTTCTATTCTTGTCACGGAAAGCTTTTACCTGACTCCTTGCTGTCTCTATTCGCTGTGCCTTTTCCAGGGTCTGGCTGAATGTATCCAACTGGGCAGCCGCCAGTGCCTCTTGTATTTTCACGTTTAAACCCTGGACAAATCGACGAATTCTCTTTCGGTCTGTTAGTACTAACTCTGGAGCAAAatgagagagtttggtaaattGTGTCTCGTACTCTGCCACACTTAACGACCCTTGACGCTGGCGGATAAAGGCCTCTTCCCGCCTTTCTTGAACAATCGGTGGCAAatacttctcgttaaactcaCGGGTGAAATTGACCCAAGTCCAGGGGGTCTGCTCTCGTTCCCACTTAGCCTTtattacattccaccatgctcgggctgATCCTTCAAATTGGAAGACAACGAAAGATACCTGCCGTTCCTCTGAATACCCGAGCGCAGCGAATATATCCATCATGCGGTCCATCCATCTCTCAGCTAAGTCAGGGCTAGGTCCACCTATGAATTTCGGgggtgcaaatttttggaaccgttctaaggcacggtccacTCCCTCGTGATTGCTCAGATTACTTCCAGGGTTTCCGGCATTATTCCCATGACCCTGACCCTGTTGGTCCACCATTCGTGCCAGCAAATCTGTCATCCATTatatggctgtagctacttggttaTCAGCTTGGTGGTTCGTATTTTCATTTTCTACCCTTTTGGGTTCTGGTCTCCGTCCCCTACCTTTTCTTCGGCCTCGGCCTCGTCCCCTACCTCCACCTCGGCCACCGGCTTCCATTTGTAGTGAAAACTTTACCATATAAAACACCATATAAAACACactaaatgatcaaaatttttggacatGCATATACAGGTTTACGCCAAAGATATGCACAAATTAGCAAAAATGCAGCTAGTACCAAAACACTGAACACATCGATTTCAAAACAAATCAACAGGACAATAAAGTAATTCAAGTCAACGGCCCTAACGCAACTCCCCTGCTGAGCCCACCTAATCCACCAGCACCGCCCCGGCGGCCCTAGGGTGCAAACCTAAAGAATAGGTCCAAATAGCTAACTTTAACATTAAATAAGAACCAAGTCGATTCACACTGGGACTGGCCATCTCCAAGTGCaatcaactcaatccccacTTTGCCTCATGGGAAAATTACACAAGTCCAATATCAAAATCGTAGCATTCAATATTTACCTTAATAGCCAAGTaccccacagtccggcatcttAAACGTTGAAATCTCGAAtgcactacaaagatctgaaacctaaactttgataccaactgtgacggccccatctcaccctaaggcgaaccaaagggttcgacggacagcctgcccagctcacgccaAGACTCgaaaatacaaaacaataaaaactaaagaaaccaaaagagcaCCATTCACAATATACAATCTCCAAAAGAtttctatttacatcctcaaaagtagATATCCAGATCACTGCATCATCGCATGATAGTAATCAAAATTAGAAAGTAGACCCAAAGAAGGATTTTAATACAGgtcaccaaaacaaaacaaaaatatcttagttgttcaactattacaaaccCAACCTAACTATATTAGTGATGGTGCCAAAatttccccgcgtcggcccctactaaggaaaacaaaagaaaagggggtaaGCTATAAGTTTAGCGACTAACCAGgggtaaaaatataatttttacatgtcaacatttgcacagtgagagcaaagcaaaagtagaaaagtaacaccacatggtaaggatacgggtggctccaaagccaactcatTTGTCGAGCTTGAACACTGGTTGACCCTTGAGATCCTGAGCCACACAGCTCGCTTCTCTTAAAGGATCCCACATAGAGAGACCATGAGCCTCAgctcaagtcacgagcaataaatgctctaaaatatttttcgagcaataaatgctctaaaatggtggttcaagcaataaatgctctggttcaaatcacaaaatcatatttcacaggtatcaatagcaactaatggggtttaggtcgagtgcgataaagtacatcctcgcctaagtgcccatttttcatagtaaactcatattagcattgagttacacagaaaccctgattactcacctaaagagcaagtataacgagagaaagtacggaaatgaattcaagtcgTCAGCTAgtggccccaccggctccgtctagcccgtcaccgCCTGTAGCAGAATGTTGACCCATATTATCACAAAAACAACTACTTAAGTGCGTAAAttaagcaaaacggcaaaattggcacatgcatgtgcggaatcggcaaacggaaatggaaacggtcggcaaacggaaatgggcATAGTTACTGTCCCaaaaaattttgatcataaGTTGGGCTAGAAATGTCAGATTAAAGTGTATAgataccgttacgaagctaagaagaagggctacaattttcatgaagacacatTAATCTCGATCTGAATGGAAgtaggtcgaaattatggaatacagtaccagaagtttgcactttagggtgacggacagggtctgtttaccagaccataactcacagctcggAAATCCAAATCACGAAATTCCAAAGACATTAGAAAGCTATgtcataaggctaaaacttttatgttttagtcAAAACCTGAATCAATACAAAGCAGGGTGAAAAAAGCGTCCAAatttcctgtcagaactgtccaaattcaaaggcagttctgacaactgatcttgttttggttataactggAGTTACGGAACACGGATTTGGACgcactttatactgtttcgaagctaaaaccaagatcaacatttattatgaaggggTGAACACTCAGTTCGTACGTTATCCAGGTGAACCGAGCATGGTCAGAGGCTAAATCCACAAACGTAACACAATCCAATGTTCAAAACAGGTGcaagtgttttggctataaatCGGGATACACAGGTCCgtttgatctgaaattttgtaggcacattAAGGACTTAAAAaattacaactttcatgttttgtactaaggccaattcggcttctaactaggtcaaacagtaccaggcagaacagGGTTAATCACAACCCTCAACTGTAATTTTTCGCActaaccagaaattttccgcagcCGATCGTATCCAACATATAttagcttcattttacaccataataaACCCTCAATCCATAACTAAACcatgattatcatataaaacagaaaaatagcaataataaatcaaaatccatcataacttcacttccaaccataaacaaaccatatgtcatcatattaagccactaaagccaccaattgaacattatcaaagctaaagggaaaagttcttaacaactcaccttgtaacctcaagaaaacaagcaatttagcacctcctctttccaaaccactccaccaactTAGTCACTACCACCTAACAAAGGATTTCTACGGAGTGAATTCGAGATTTTTCGGTTGAAtcacaagatttgtgcaagaaattgGATCAACTAGTTGAAGgcttctctttcctttttccttctctccCTCAcgattttctctctctctctctcccttagtTTTTGGTTTGTGTTTTGTGTCTTAGCTTGTGTTTGTGGTTTATAGCTTGCAAGACTTAAGATGGGTAAGATATTTGTTTCACTATCCAATCAAAATCAAACACAACCATGGCTTAATTTCCACCACAGCCTTCTTTGCCCCCTTTCACACTCTTGCCCAAATCATTTAATTCTTTGCAAATTAGTCCATAGGTCATTAGCTTAATCTAATCCAAAATACTTAGTCACACTTAATcatttcactaatcaccttaTTATCTTAATCACCCATCCTTAATTATTCCTTATTCCACATAAAAGCAACTAAACCACAATCTTTTTACATTAGCTAAattaagggttttaaacccaacttaaggtTGTTCAATTAGTAAAACACTAGGGAATTTACTAGTGTAAGACTTTTTAGCTCTCTAATCCTACTTAAACCTTTTTAAAAGAAATCGAATCTGGTATCTCCTCATACGAAAACATACATTAGTATGCATAATATTTACTACCACATAAACTTATGATTAATacgtaaactagggttttgtgTAAAAATATCAAAGGTGTAAATccattagggttttaataaaatttcaaattaaggTTTTTTCGATTCTAAATGCAAAATCACAGGTAAAGAATTACCATCAtc
This portion of the Coffea eugenioides isolate CCC68of chromosome 11, Ceug_1.0, whole genome shotgun sequence genome encodes:
- the LOC113751991 gene encoding uncharacterized protein LOC113751991, which encodes MVDQQGQGHGNNAGNPGSNLSNHEGVDRALERFQKFAPPKFIGGPSPDLAERWMDRMMDIFAALGYSEERQVSFVVFQFEGSARAWWNVIKAKWEREQTPWTWVNFTREFNEKYLPPIVQERREEAFIRQRQGSLSVAEYETQFTKLSHFAPELVLTDRKRIRRFVQGLNVKIQEALAAAQLDTFSQTLEKAQRIETARSQVKAFRDKNRTPSDTYTYTGGQSSGSEPPSKRSKEVDGTRPVGTPNQGKTREDQAGKGPQSGVSHGESMFGTRRVCDVCGATNHTEDTCWKKEKNWRCFRCGSNEHLVAQCPQKSRGGNKSGTKRTISRPIRDAKGMNFENEILLRGGGCEIPIRP